In Candidatus Eisenbacteria bacterium, one genomic interval encodes:
- the ruvB gene encoding Holliday junction branch migration DNA helicase RuvB, with protein sequence MVPEAYEEDSLVEAPLRPRTLDEYVGQEPLRENLRVQIEAARARGDVLDHILLCGPPGLGKTSLANVIANELATGLRPTSGPVLERPGDLAALLTNLDRGQVFFVDEIHRLNHVVEETLYPAMEDFQLDIVVGQGPTARSLKLPLKPFCLVGATTRAGLLTSPLRDRFGATFRLDFYATAELERILARSARILDVPLDPDGAGEIARRSRGTPRIANRLLRRVRDYAQVRANGRITQDVARGALRLLEVDEAGFDKMDRALLLAIIDKFAGGPVGLDTLAAAIGEERDTIEDVYEPFLIQEGFLARTPKGRVATAIAYGYFGRRAGTQPPEPGQQGRLL encoded by the coding sequence ATCGTCCCCGAGGCGTACGAGGAGGACAGCCTCGTCGAGGCGCCGCTGCGTCCGCGCACGCTCGACGAGTACGTGGGCCAGGAGCCGCTGCGCGAGAACCTGCGCGTGCAGATCGAAGCCGCGCGCGCACGCGGCGACGTGCTGGACCACATCCTGCTCTGCGGCCCGCCCGGCCTCGGCAAGACCTCGCTCGCGAACGTCATCGCCAACGAGCTCGCGACCGGGCTCCGCCCGACCTCGGGGCCGGTGCTCGAGCGGCCCGGCGATCTCGCGGCGTTGCTCACGAACCTCGATCGCGGACAGGTATTCTTCGTCGACGAGATCCATCGCCTGAACCACGTCGTCGAGGAGACGCTCTACCCGGCGATGGAGGACTTCCAGCTCGACATCGTCGTCGGTCAGGGCCCGACGGCGCGCTCGCTGAAGCTCCCGCTGAAGCCCTTCTGCCTGGTCGGCGCGACCACTCGAGCGGGCCTCCTGACCTCGCCGCTGCGTGACCGCTTCGGCGCGACCTTCCGCCTGGACTTCTACGCGACGGCCGAGCTCGAACGCATCCTCGCGCGCTCGGCACGCATCCTGGACGTGCCCCTCGACCCGGACGGGGCCGGCGAGATCGCGCGCCGCTCGCGCGGCACGCCACGAATCGCGAACCGCCTCTTGCGGCGGGTGCGCGACTACGCGCAGGTGCGCGCGAACGGCCGCATCACGCAGGACGTCGCACGCGGCGCGCTGCGGCTCCTCGAGGTCGACGAAGCGGGCTTCGACAAGATGGATCGTGCGCTCCTGCTCGCCATCATCGACAAGTTCGCGGGCGGTCCGGTAGGCCTCGACACGCTCGCCGCCGCCATCGGCGAGGAGCGGGACACGATCGAGGACGTCTACGAGCCCTTCCTCATCCAGGAGGGTTTCCTCGCCCGGACCCCGAAGGGCCGCGTTGCGACGGCGATCGCATACGGCTACTTCGGCCGCCGCGCCGGGACGCAACCTCCGGAACCCGGCCAGCAAGGGAGGCTCCTGTGA
- the ruvC gene encoding crossover junction endodeoxyribonuclease RuvC, with amino-acid sequence MRALGIDPGSRVTGWGVVEHAGAGFRELASGTIRLGTTDTLADRLARLHVECLALARTWTPDALVLERNFVAHNVQSAFRIGEVRGVVLAAAAAARLRVHEYAPAAVKLAAVGHGRADKETVGRGVTAILRLGVRPPADAADALAVALCHLQQAPLEAAIARAERSARSRRAAERHE; translated from the coding sequence CCGGGTGACGGGTTGGGGAGTGGTCGAGCACGCGGGCGCGGGGTTCCGCGAGCTCGCCAGCGGCACGATCCGCCTCGGCACCACCGACACGCTGGCCGATCGTCTCGCCCGGCTGCACGTCGAGTGCCTGGCGCTGGCGCGCACCTGGACGCCCGACGCGCTCGTGCTCGAGCGCAACTTCGTCGCCCACAACGTGCAGAGCGCGTTCCGCATCGGCGAGGTGCGCGGCGTCGTGCTCGCGGCCGCGGCGGCGGCGCGCCTCCGGGTGCACGAGTACGCGCCCGCGGCGGTGAAGCTGGCCGCCGTCGGACACGGGCGCGCCGACAAGGAGACGGTCGGTCGCGGCGTCACGGCGATCCTGCGGCTCGGTGTCCGCCCGCCGGCCGACGCGGCCGACGCGCTCGCGGTCGCGCTCTGCCATCTCCAGCAGGCGCCGCTCGAGGCGGCGATCGCGCGCGCCGAGCGCAGTGCTCGTTCGCGACGCGCGGCGGAGCGACACGAATGA
- the ruvA gene encoding Holliday junction branch migration protein RuvA: MIARLAGTLAEKAPDRVVVDVQGVGYVALVSLQTFTALPALGAAVRLLVHTEVREDAIELIAFAGEGERTLFHLLRKVKGLGPRTTLAVLSGMPAPELAGVIAAGDVGRLQSIPGVGKKLAERVVVECRAAAAALANGHAPTAIPATTLGGVADEAVSALVNLGYKRAEAESVVKKVRTEGAPLEDVIRAALRGLAGG, translated from the coding sequence ATGATCGCCCGGCTCGCGGGCACGCTCGCGGAGAAGGCGCCCGATCGGGTCGTCGTCGACGTGCAGGGCGTCGGCTACGTGGCCCTGGTCTCGCTCCAGACGTTCACGGCGCTGCCGGCGCTCGGCGCGGCGGTGCGATTGCTCGTCCACACCGAGGTGCGCGAGGACGCGATCGAGCTCATTGCATTCGCAGGGGAGGGCGAGCGCACGCTCTTCCACCTGTTGCGCAAGGTGAAGGGGCTCGGGCCGCGCACGACGCTCGCGGTGCTCTCGGGCATGCCGGCGCCCGAGCTGGCCGGGGTCATCGCCGCCGGCGACGTCGGCCGCCTCCAGTCGATTCCCGGCGTCGGCAAGAAGCTCGCCGAGCGCGTCGTGGTCGAGTGCCGGGCCGCGGCCGCGGCGCTGGCGAACGGGCACGCGCCCACCGCGATACCCGCGACCACGCTCGGCGGTGTCGCCGACGAGGCGGTGTCGGCGCTCGTCAATTTGGGCTACAAGCGCGCCGAGGCCGAGAGCGTGGTGAAGAAGGTTCGGACGGAGGGCGCGCCGCTCGAGGACGTGATCCGCGCGGCGCTGCGGGGGCTCGCGGGCGGGTGA